In a genomic window of Caloenas nicobarica isolate bCalNic1 chromosome 1, bCalNic1.hap1, whole genome shotgun sequence:
- the LATS2 gene encoding serine/threonine-protein kinase LATS2 — MRPKTFPATTYSGNSRQRLQEIREGLKQPSKSSGQGLPIGPGSETSLDHKILIGKDAARQQQMRQTPKFGPYQKALREIRYSLLPFANESSTTAAVEVNRQMLQELVNAGCDQEMAVRALKQTGSRSIEAALEYISKMSYLDPRNEQIVRVIKQTSPGKGIVPNNVTRRPSFEGSNESFPSYHQIGNAAYEGTGFGAEGANMLTEVPRPYMDYLISTSQPTAMNAPVQRPSGVGTHSTPTSHQQKTYPANIESSVINYPVANHSSQALQLQASHGSSSQHYNRQHMMVQGEPMGYGVQRSPSFQNKMQQEGGYTNLPNKGAVVQNNSGHAFQQAPASLYISHSHHKQTSPSSHQIHVISRGPAFTNDFSDSPPQNLLTPSRNSLNMDLYDMNNPQVQQWQAATPSRRDSLQNPGIETSPRQHVSFRPDATVPSRTNSFNNHQQQPQVSVSIRQVPPGKPDPSITSPNTITAVTSAHILQPVKSMRVMRPEPQTAVGPSHPGWLPAQAPAVDGLEILEQHVPPVGAANAYQLDVDYGNQELRCPPPPYPKHLLLPGSSEQFDINCLCMGVEQTLRVVPNSTCNKAEENSERNDKSSKNVKAEKASKDKKQIQTSPVPVRKNGKDEEKRESRIKSYSPFAFKFYMEQHVENVIKTYQQKINRRLQLEQEMAKAGLCEAEQEQMRKILYQKESNYNRLKRAKMDKSMFVKIKTLGIGAFGEVCLACKVDTHALYAMKTLRKKDVLNRNQVAHVKAERDILAEADNEWVVKLYYSFQDKENLYFVMDYIPGGDMMSLLIRMEVFPERLARFYIAELTLAIESVHKMGFIHRDIKPDNILIDLDGHIKLTDFGLCTGFRWTHNSKYYQKGSHIRQDSMEPSDLWDDVSNCRCGDRLKTLEQRAKKQHQRCLAHSLVGTPNYIAPEVLLRKGYTQLCDWWSVGVILFEMLVGQPPFLAPTPTETQLKVINWESTLHIPSQIKLSPEATDLITKLCCAAEDRLGRNGADDIKAHSFFHSMDFSTDIRRQPAPYVPKISHPMDTSNFDPVEEESPWNDASGDSTRTWDPLASSNSKHTEHAFYEFTFRRFFDDNGYPFRYPKPSGMEVGQSEKSDVEDKGVVDQTGACQPVYV, encoded by the exons GAGATGGCTGTCCGGGCACTGAAGCAGACAGGTAGCAGAAGTATTGAAGCAGCTCTGGAGTATATCAGTAAGATGAGCTACTTGGATCCTAGAAATGAACAGATAGTTCGTGTAATTAAGCAGACCTCACCAG GAAAGGGTATTGTGCCAAATAACGTAACCCGCAGGCCAAGCTTCGAAGGATCAAATGAATCTTTTCCGTCCTACCATCAGATTGGTAACGCAGCATATGAAGGGACAGGCTTTGGAGCAGAAGGTGCAAATATGCTTACTGAAGTTCCCAGGCCGTACATGGACTATTTAATCTCAACTTCGCAGCCTACAGCTATGAATGCTCCTGTGCAGCGACCCTCTGGAGTAGGCACTCACAGCACACCAACAAGCCATCAGCAGAAAACATACCCTGCAAATATTGAGTCTTCTGTGATTAATTATCCGGTGGCTAATCACAGCAGTCAAGCTTTGCAGCTGCAGGCATCCCACGGATCCAGCAGCCAACATTACAATAGGCAGCACATGATGGTGCAGGGGGAACCTATGGGGTATGGTGTTCAGCGGAGTCCATCCTTCCAAAACAAgatgcagcaggagggaggatACACCAATCTCCCAAATAAAGGGGCAGTTGTTCAGAATAATTCTGGTCACGCATTTCAGCAGGCACCAGCAAGCCTGTACATATCACATTCTCATCACAAACAGACAAGTCCTTCTTCTCATCAAATACATGTGATATCCAGAGGTCCAGCCTTTACTAATGATTTTTCAGACAGTCCACCACAAAATCTGTTAACTCCGTCTAGAAATAGCCTAAACATGGACCTCTATGACATGAATAATCCTCAAGTGCAGCAGTGGCAGGCAGCAACACCATCACGCCGAGATTCTTTACAAAATCCAGGAATAGAAACATCTCCACGGCAACACGTATCCTTCAGACCCGATGCCACAGTGCCGAGCAGAACAAACTCATTTAACAACCACCAGCAACAGCCACAAGTGTCAGTGTCTATAAGACAGGTCCCTCCTGGAAAACCTGATCCTTCCATTACGTCTCCAAATACGATCACAGCAGTCACATCTGCTCATATTCTCCAGCCAGTGAAGAGCATGCGAGTGATGAGACCTGAGCCCCAGACTGCAGTGGGCCCTTCCCACCCTGGCTGGTTACCTGCGCAGGCACCGGCTGTGGATGGCTTGGAGATCCTTGAGCAGCACGTGCCACCCGTTGGAGCAGCTAATGCCTATCAACTAGATGTGGATTATGGTAACCAGGAACTGCGGTGTCCACCGCCACCGTATCCCAAGCATTTGTTACTTCCCGGTAGCTCTGAGCAGTTTGATATCAACTGCTTATGCATGGGCGTGGAGCAGACCCTCCGTGTGGTCCCCAATTCAACGTGCAATAAGGCTGAGGAGAACAGTGAGCGAAACGATAAAAGCAGCAAGAACGttaaagctgaaaaagcaagcaaagatAAAAAGCAGATTCAGACATCTCCAGTACCTGTGCGAAAAAATGgcaaagatgaggaaaagcGAGAGTCCCGAATAAAGAGCTATTCACCTTTTGCCTTTAAGTTCTACATGGAGCAACATGTTGAAAATGTCATAAAGACCTACCAGCAGAAAATTAACAGAAGGTTACAATTGGAGCAAGAAATGGCTAAA GCTGGCCTTTGTGAAGCAGAACAGGAACAAATGAGGAAAATTCTCTACCAGAAGGAGTCCAACTACAACAGACTGAAGAGGGCCAAAATGGACAAATCTATGTTTGTGAAAATCAAGACTCTGGGGATCGGTGCATTTGGAGAAGTATGCCTGGCCTGCAAAGTGGATACCCATGCCCTGTATGCCATGAAGACTCTGCGAAAGAAAGATGTGCTAAACCGGAACCAGGTGGCTCATGTCAAAGCGGAGAGGGACATACTTGCTGAGGCAGACAACGAGTGGGTGGTTAAACTCTATTATTCCTTCCAAGATAAAGAGAACTTGTACTTTGTGATGGACTACATCCCTGGTGGGGATATGATGAGCCTACTCATTCGAATGGAGGTCTTTCCAGAGCGTCTGGCTAGATTTTATATTGCAGAGCTCACTTTGGCTATAGAGAGCGTGCACAAAATGGGATTTATTCATCGAGACATCAAGCCTGACAACATTCTGATAGACCTTGATGGGCATATCAAACTGACTGACTTTGGACTGTGTACTGGATTCAGGTGGACTCACAATTCAAAATACTATCAGAAAG GGAGCCATATCAGACAAGACAGCATGGAGCCCAGTGATCTTTGGGATGATGTGTCCAATTGTAGATGTGGAGATAGGCTGAAGACATTGGAACAAAGAGCTAAGAAGCAGCATCAGAGATGCCTAGCCCACTCATTAGTTGGAACCCCTAATTATATTGCTCCTGAAGTCCTGCTTCGGAAAG GTTACACTCAGCTCTGTGACTGGTGGAGCGTTGGTGTGATCCTTTTTGAGATGTTAGTGGGACAGCCTCCTTTTCTGGCTCCTACACCCACAGAGACCCAACTGAAG GTGATAAATTGGGAAAGCACATTGCACATTCCCTCACAGATCAAGCTAAGCCCTGAGGCAACTGATCTCATCACAAaactctgctgtgctgctgaggacaGGCTTGGAAGAAACGGAGCAGATGATATTAAGGCCCATTCTTTCTTTCACTCTATGGACTTCTCCACCGATATCCGCAGGCAGCCAGCTCCCTACGTTCCAAAGATCAGCCATCCAATGGACACTTCAAATTTTGATCCAGTTGAAGAAGAAAGTCCTTGGAACGATGCTAGTGGTGACAGCACCAGGACATGGGATCCACTAGCCTCCTCCAATAGCAAACACACAGAACATGCGTTTTACGAGTTCACTTTCAGAAGGTTCTTCGATGACAATGGGTATCCGTTCAGGTATCCCAAACCTTCCGGAATGGAAGTTGGTCAGTCTGAGAAATCTGATGTAGAAGACAAAGGTGTGGTGGATCAGACTGGAGCTTGTCAGCCTGTATATGTGTAA